GCGGTCGAGCGCCAGCACGAGCGCGAGGTCCCGGGCGGTGCGCCCCGTTCCGCGCGGGACGGCGCGGAGCCGGCCGTTGCGCCGGAGATGGATCACGAGCACGAGGCCGCCGGTGAAGTCGAGCAGCAGGAGCTTGGCGCGCCGGCGCACGTCGGTGATCTGCCGGCCGCGCAGATCGGCGATCGACGGTTCGACCGTCTTCAGCACCGACACCCCGCGGACGACGACGTCCTCGACGGTCCGGCCGGCCACGAGCGGCGCGAGGTTCTCCGCGACGACGGTGACGAACGGAAGCTCAGGCATCGGTCGGCATGCGCGTCGTGGAGCGCGGCCCGGCCCGCATTACGTCACCGGCCGGGCCGCCCGAACGACGATGAGATGGTCCTCCGCGGTATCGGAGGCCGGGATCACCCGAACGACGACGTCGTCTATCACCCCGTCCCACGCGGCGAGCGCAGGCGGCACCGCGCGCGGATCGTCGACCGCGATGCACGTCTCCATCGGCGCGACCCCCATACGCTTGAAGCTCGCCGCGTATGCGGGAATCGCCCCGTACCGCTTGGCCTCCGCCGCGAGGCGTTCGCGTGCCGCGCGGCCGATCGCGACCCGGACGTAGGCCGCCAGGCGCGGCGCGGGGCGCCGCGCCTCGGCGGCCCCGGCGCGCACCCAGTCCGCGGAACGCCGGGCGTGGGCCGGCGTCAGCCAGTTGAGCAGCACGCCGTCGAACGCCTCGCCGGCCAGCCGGCACATCTTCGGCCCGAGCGCCGCGGCGTACACGCGGCACGAGAGCGCTCCGCGAAGCGCCGCCACTCCCTCCCGCATCCGGCGCAGCGCCTCCGGATTCGCCGCGCCGATGCCGAGCAGCAGCCGGTCGATCGGCAGGGCGTTCGTCTGCACCCCGTCGATGATGCTCTTCGGTCCCCGATTGTGCAGCGGGATAACGCCGACCCCCAGGTCGAGACGGCGGGTTTCGCCGGCGGCCGCGGCGAGCGCGGCCAGGCCGTCGATCGTCGGCGGATGGTTCACCCAGAATGACCCATAGCCGAGCGCCTCGGTCTCGCGCGCCGTGGGGCGAATGACGTCCGCCGGAATGCCGGCGAATACCGCGACTCCCCGGCCCATCATCGCCTCCTCCGTGGCGCGTCGAGGGCGGGCGCCCTCCAGATCACCGCGTCCTCACTGGTCGAGGAACAGCCGGTCGATCACCACACGCAGGCCTTCCTGCTCCGGCGGCGGACACGTCCACGCCGCCGCGGCGATCACGTCCGGCGGGCTCGTCTCCACCGCCACCCCGAGCCCGGCGGTCCGGATCATCGCGAGATCGTTATGCGCGTCGCCGACCGCGACCGTCTCGCCGACCGCCACCCCGAGCGCCGCCGCCAGCACCGGCAGCGCGCGCCCTTTGTCGTTGCCTACGGGCAGAATCTCGAGGTAGTCCTTTTGGGAGAACACGCGGTTGACCGCCACCGGCAGCGCCCCCAACGCGTCGCCCATCGCCTTGAGATCCGACGGGTCGCCGACGATCAGCATCTTCAACGGATCCTCGTCGGGCGATGCGTCGAGGAGCGCCTGGAAACTGGGGGTCTCCTCAATGACGAGCGGCCGGTCCCGATGCTCGTACAACTTGGTCAGCGGCGTGCTCCGCTCCGCGTACACCTGCCCGTGGAGGAAGAGCAAGGGCGAGGTGTCCGGGAACCGCCGCAGCACGGGCAGCACCGCCCGGGCCACCGCCTGCGGCAGCGCCGTCCGCGCCAGGACGCGGTCGGCGGCGAAGTCGTAGACCAGCCCGCCGTTGTAGATGATCACCGGCGAATCGGCGCCGACGGCCTCCACGAAGGGCCGCGTGGCCTGCCAGGGACGGCCGGTCGCGAGGCACACCTTGATGCCGCGCGCCTGCGCGCGGTGGATCGCGTCGATCACGCCCGGCGGCACCACCTTGCTTTCCGGGACGAGCGTGCCGTCGACGTCGGTGACGAGCAGCCGGTAGCGGCGACGCCGGCGCATGCCGTCGGCTGGTCCCGCGGACGCGGGGCTCAGATCCGGACCATCACTTTGCCGTCTTGACGTTTGCTCGCGCGCAGCACGGCGTCCCGCGCCTCGGCGAGCGGGAACCGGCTCGTGATGATCGGCCGGAGGTCGATCCGCCCCGACGCCATGAGCCGGATCACGTTCTGGAAGGTCCCGTACCCGGAGTGGCCCT
This DNA window, taken from bacterium, encodes the following:
- a CDS encoding LLM class flavin-dependent oxidoreductase, producing MMGRGVAVFAGIPADVIRPTARETEALGYGSFWVNHPPTIDGLAALAAAAGETRRLDLGVGVIPLHNRGPKSIIDGVQTNALPIDRLLLGIGAANPEALRRMREGVAALRGALSCRVYAAALGPKMCRLAGEAFDGVLLNWLTPAHARRSADWVRAGAAEARRPAPRLAAYVRVAIGRAARERLAAEAKRYGAIPAYAASFKRMGVAPMETCIAVDDPRAVPPALAAWDGVIDDVVVRVIPASDTAEDHLIVVRAARPVT
- a CDS encoding Cof-type HAD-IIB family hydrolase, whose translation is MRRRRRYRLLVTDVDGTLVPESKVVPPGVIDAIHRAQARGIKVCLATGRPWQATRPFVEAVGADSPVIIYNGGLVYDFAADRVLARTALPQAVARAVLPVLRRFPDTSPLLFLHGQVYAERSTPLTKLYEHRDRPLVIEETPSFQALLDASPDEDPLKMLIVGDPSDLKAMGDALGALPVAVNRVFSQKDYLEILPVGNDKGRALPVLAAALGVAVGETVAVGDAHNDLAMIRTAGLGVAVETSPPDVIAAAAWTCPPPEQEGLRVVIDRLFLDQ